CGGGGTACTCCTCACGGATCTTTGAAATGAGCAGGGTGCCCATGCCGGAGCCAGTGCCGCCACCCAGAGAGTGAGTAAGCTGGAAGCCCTGTTAAAGAAAAGATTGCATTTGGGATTAACTTTCAAGGAGAGGGTTTCACTTACCTGGAGGCAATCGCAGCCCTCCGATTCCTTGCGGACCACATCCAAGACGGAATCAACCAGCTCGGCACCTTCGGTGTAGTGACCCTTGGCCCAGTTGTTGCCGGCTCCCGACTGACCGAACACAAAGTTGTCCGGGCGGAAGATCTGGCCAAAGGCTCCCGAGCGGACAGAGTCCATGGTGCCGGGCTCAAGATCAACCAAGATGGCTCGAGGCACGTACTTGGCACCGGTGGCCTCGTTGTAGTAGACATTGATGCGCTCCAGCTGCAGATCGCTGTCTCCGTAATACGTACCGGTAGCATCGATGCAATGCTCGTCGGAAATCACCTCCCAGAACTTGCCTCCGATCTGGTTGCCGCACTGGCCAGCCTGGATGTGCACAATCTCACGCATATTGACGAGGGTTTTGGGTCAACTTTCGCGaacgaaattgaaaaaatatttcaccaaaaattaattcagaaaaattaattcaattttcaatttcgATGAGAGCTGATGGAGACACAACCGACGATTtactgaatttttttttaacgtacGTGTACTATTTTTTAGGTGTGCTCGCTAGCTGATTCGGAGGTGGACTGAATCTGGGTAGAGCTACGAACTGTTAGGTTCTCATATGGCCAACTCTGATCCCCTTTTTGAAATCACTTTTCAAATCAAATACCCGGTTTGCTGGGTTTTTCaacaaaacatttaataatacttagttaaaatattacataGCTAAAATTCTAGATGGGATGTGGATGATTCGGCCTTGGAACCAATAGAGGCTTTAAGCCAGGTTACATGTTGGTATGGGTTGATATTGGTATGGGTCTGGGGAGCATTTGTCTCCTTTGTAAAAGTGTGTATAATATGGTGGATCGAATAAAATGGTTTCTTTAAAGGCTAGAATCCATAGAAGTAGAGTTCTGTACGAaagttttacaatttttataatttttttaataattttaggGAAAAACCAAGTCATACAGAAAGTTAAATATCTTAGCAAGCCTTGGAAACTCTTTAAAATGACATACTTATCCTGGATAatactatttaaaatttttaaagttttaggAGAAAGAACTTTCCTATATACTTCTAGACTTTTCACCAATATTAAAGATCCTCATTAGTGTAAGGGTCTGTTTGGGGGTAGGATATTCTAACAACCATCGTTTGGTTCAGGTGGTTGGGTCTCTACGGGATTGCATCTACATTCTGGCGGGCCCCGATTCGAGGGTATTCTTCGGTCTTGGCTCTGGTTCCCAAGAAGATGAGTGTCGGAGCTGGTTGTACGGATATCAGACGGAGGCTCGCTTTAAACACAGAGTGCTTTCGATGATGTCCGTGGGCTGGAAGTCCGGATCCACAAACTGTTCATGATTCAGGCAACGAGTGCCACCCATACAGGTGCAGGAGCACAGCGAGGCGGTCTCGTCATTCTCAGTAGTATAGTTGTTCTCCAGGAGCTTTCCATGCATGTTGTATGTGGACTCGTCATCAAAAGTAACTGGCTGGGCATTTCCTGCCAAGTTCTGGGCATCCTGCTCATCCCTTTTGGCATCCTCCGCTTGCCtgaaaagaaataaatgatttaatttttaaataaaggcTGTAATTTAAAAGACTGTTCTGTTAAGGAAGATAATCTCACATGGTCATAAATCGAAGGACCAGCAAATTGATGCTGGCGGCAACGACGGCCAATCCGAACAGGATAAACACCAAACTGAGAGCCACATAGCCTGGCTTATTAGTGAGAGCCTGATCATTCTGCAGTGCCACATAGTCCCCGAAACCAATTGTGGTCAGGGTGACAAAACAGTAATAAAAACTATCAAAGTAGCTCCAGCCTTCGTAGCGGGAAAATACAGCTGCTCCCGTGGTAATAATAATGGAGGAAAGCATCCCAGTGGCCAGCATGAGATTCATTTCGGTGGCATCCGTGCACCGGGCTCCGCTGGCCCTCTTCGCTCTTCTTATAATAACCGAAGCGAATTTGTTGAGACGTTCACCAATCGACTGGAACATCACCAGTCCCAAGGGTATACCCACCTAAAGAAATGCAGTTTTGTTAAAAAGGATATGAATATTATTCAGATTATCATTACCATTGCATATCCCATACAAAATGCTTTCCCTGGAATAGTGACTGGAGTTGAATGTCCATACCCTAAAATAAAGGTTAAAATtggttaaaatattaaattaaatgtgtaattttattaatttaccAATCATTGCCAAGACAACCGtgctaaaataaaaagctcCTGCAAATTTCCACTGGGGTCCTGCTTTGTGAGGTTTGTTTTCAATGATAACGATTTCCATCACCCGGAAGTCCTCATCGCTAACATTGTATTTctttacaaaattatttttaaccgctaaataaatgaaataacacatttaattggtttaataattaaaaattaagtctCATACCTTGTAAGAACTCCCATCGTTTGGCCTCCGTTGGCGACTCCAAGGAGTCGAAAACCGCGGCGCCAATTAAAAGGTAAGTAAATGTGCAAACCACTAGGGATAAAGTTCTAACATTTTGGCGCTTCATGGCTCCACTTGGATATATTATCCAATATTCTATTTATATAGGAATCGCTTGGACAGCTTTTAAGCTGTGTTTGTTTTGAATAATACTGATGCTGCGCCTGATAAAATCGATATTAGGCTGCAAAACAAATACAGCATCCACCAAGTATTGAGACCGCCTAAAGCGGCACAATTGTTATTTCCAATAAATCGCTtctcttttttatattttgaggCTTTTTTTGGGAAACAATGATccaaaaagcttaaaatatCTCGAGAATAATCTTTGTTTAGACAAAACCGTTAACGCATCCTTTTGGAGTGACCGTTACTTGGGCGCCAAAAAATACGCAacgttttatttacaaaaaaaatcaacaagtAACAAAGCAGtcttaataaaaaacatatataatatatatttttaaatgtatttaaatttaaattgaacttCATAAATCCAATTCCCAAAAGATATTCTTTATTTGAATAAGAATTGTGTTAAAattgtattgtattttattagaaaataaagtgttaaaataaaacaggGTTCTACCATCGGAAGCatacaatattttaaatttacgtttaattttaatgtcaaAGTTTTTAAAACGACCAAACACGTTTTCCAACATTGGTCTTCGTATCAAGTTGGCAGATCGTCCTTTACTTCAACCATCCGGCAACGCTGTAGATAAAATAATGAGTATCGATAAATTGATATTTTGAAACAATATCAACCCtattgtttacaaaaaaacacgCAAGGGGAACTCTGCTGAAGTGAAGAAGGCGTTTGTGGTAGACGATTCCATGACAAATTAGC
The Drosophila bipectinata strain 14024-0381.07 chromosome 3R, DbipHiC1v2, whole genome shotgun sequence DNA segment above includes these coding regions:
- the Task7 gene encoding two pore potassium channel protein sup-9; translation: MKRQNVRTLSLVVCTFTYLLIGAAVFDSLESPTEAKRWEFLQAVKNNFVKKYNVSDEDFRVMEIVIIENKPHKAGPQWKFAGAFYFSTVVLAMIGYGHSTPVTIPGKAFCMGYAMVGIPLGLVMFQSIGERLNKFASVIIRRAKRASGARCTDATEMNLMLATGMLSSIIITTGAAVFSRYEGWSYFDSFYYCFVTLTTIGFGDYVALQNDQALTNKPGYVALSLVFILFGLAVVAASINLLVLRFMTMQAEDAKRDEQDAQNLAGNAQPVTFDDESTYNMHGKLLENNYTTENDETASLCSCTCMGGTRCLNHEQFVDPDFQPTDIIESTLCLKRASV